One part of the Arabidopsis thaliana chromosome 4, partial sequence genome encodes these proteins:
- the CKL6 gene encoding casein kinase I-like 6 (casein kinase I-like 6 (CKL6); FUNCTIONS IN: protein serine/threonine kinase activity, kinase activity; INVOLVED IN: protein amino acid phosphorylation; LOCATED IN: plasmodesma; EXPRESSED IN: 24 plant structures; EXPRESSED DURING: 15 growth stages; CONTAINS InterPro DOMAIN/s: Protein kinase, ATP binding site (InterPro:IPR017441), Protein kinase, catalytic domain (InterPro:IPR000719), Serine/threonine-protein kinase-like domain (InterPro:IPR017442), Protein kinase-like domain (InterPro:IPR011009), Serine/threonine-protein kinase, active site (InterPro:IPR008271); BEST Arabidopsis thaliana protein match is: dual specificity kinase 1 (TAIR:AT1G03930.1); Has 30201 Blast hits to 17322 proteins in 780 species: Archae - 12; Bacteria - 1396; Metazoa - 17338; Fungi - 3422; Plants - 5037; Viruses - 0; Other Eukaryotes - 2996 (source: NCBI BLink).), producing MDLKMDNVIGGKFKLGRKIGGGSFGELFLAVSLQTGEEAAVKLEPAKTKHPQLHYESKIYMLLQGGSGIPSLKWFGVQGDYNAMVIDLLGPSLEDLFNYCNRRLTLKAVLMLADQLISRVEYMHSRGFLHRDIKPDNFLMGLGRKANQVYIIDFGLAKKYRDLQTHRHIPYRENKNLTGTARYASVNTHLGVEQSRRDDLESLGYVLMYFLRGSLPWQGLKAGTKKQKYDRISEKKVSTPIEVLCKSYPPEFVSYFQYCRSLRFEDKPDYSYLKRLFRDLFIREGYQFDYVFDWTALKHPQSSARSHSSTHERHRTGKPGMGAGPSAEKPERISVGNIRDKFSGAVEAFARRNVRGPSPHQNHTRHRTLDEIPSMKPAVNMVSEKGRNTSRYGSASRRAVASGSRPSSSGEQRESRDSSRVASSGGGVRPSVFQRTQAAAAVSGYESKTASAFNRDRVAASRTARDEALRSFELLSIRK from the exons ATGGACTTGAAAATGGATAATGTTATTGGGGGAAAGTTTAAACTTGGTCGGAAGATCGGTGGTGGCTCTTTTGGAGAACTTTTTCTTG CCGTAAGTTTGCAAACCGGAGAGGAAGCAGCTGTTAAGCTG GAGCCTGCGAAAACTAAGCATCCCCAACTTCATTATGAGTCGAAGATATACATGCTTCTACAAGGAGGAA GTGGCATCCCCAGCCTTAAGTGGTTTGGGGTTCAGGGAGACTACAATGCGATGGTCATTGATCTGCTTGGGCCGAGTTTGGAAGACTTGTTCAACTACTGCAATAGGAGGCTTACTTTGAAGGCAGTTTTGATGCTTGCAGATCAACTG ATTAGCAGAGTTGAATATATGCATTCAAGGGGGTTTCTTCACCGTGACATCAAACCTGACAATTTCTTGATGGGACTTGGTCGCAAAGCAAACCAG GTGTATATCATTGATTTTGGGCTTGCAAAGAAGTATAGGGATCTCCAAACACATAGGCATATCCCCTATAG agaaaacaagaacCTTACGGGCACAGCTCGGTATGCTAGTGTCAACACTCACCTAGGAGTTG AGCAAAGTAGGAGGGATGATCTGGAGTCTCTTGGTTACGTACTCATGTATTTCCTGAGAGGAAG CTTACCGTGGCAGGGACTAAAAGCTGGcacaaagaagcaaaagtaTGACAGAATTAGCGAGAAGAAAGTATCAACTCCTATAGAG GTCTTGTGCAAGTCATATCCACCCGAATTCGTATCATACTTTCAATACTGCAGATCTCTGCGATTCGAAGACAAACCAGACTACTCATATCTAAAGAGACTTTTCCGAGACTTGTTTATCCGTGAAG GTTATCAGTTTGATTATGTATTCGACTGGACTGCATTGAAACACCCTCAGAGTAGTGCCAGGTCCCATTCCAGTACACATGAAAGG cATCGTACCGGTAAACCAGGGATGGGTGCGGGACCGTCTGCTGAAAAACCTGAAAGGATTTCAG TAGGGAACATCCGCGATAAATTCTCAGGTGCGGTCGAAGCATTTGCGAGAAGGAACGTTAGAGGACCCAGTCCCCATCAAAACCATACCAGACATCGAACTCTTGACGAAATTCCTTCAATGAAACCTGCTGtg AATATGGTATCTGAGAAAGGAAGAAACACTTCCAGATACGGCAGTGCTTCGAGGAGAGCAGTAGCCTCAGGAAGTAGACCAAGCTCATCAGGTGAACAAAGGGAGAGCCGGGACTCGAGCCGCGTAGCCTCAAGCGGTGGCGGTGTCCGACCATCAGTCTTCCAAAGAACCCAAGCAGCAGCTGCTGTGAGTGGATACGAGTCAAAGACAGCATCTGCCTTTAACCGCGACCGAGTAGCCGCTTCAAGAACAGCACGAGACGAGGCTCTCAGAAGCTTCGAGCTTCTTTCGATCCGCAAATGA